Genomic segment of Prochlorothrix hollandica PCC 9006 = CALU 1027:
CTGTTGGCTCCGGGTTTGCCGGGACTGATTGGGGGATCCGCTGACCTAACCCACTCCAACCTGACGGAACTGAAGGGGCTGGGGGATTTCCAAAAGGGTCAATATGGTAACCGCAATATCCACTTTGGGGTGCGGGAACATGCCATGGGTGCCATCTGTAACGGCATGGCCCTCCATGGATCGGGCCTGATTCCCTATGGGGCCACCTTCTTGATCTTCACAGACTATATGCGGGCCGCTATTCGCCTCTCGGCCCTGTCCCTGGCGGGATCGATCTGGGTCATGACCCATGATTCCATTGGCCAAGGGGAAGATGGTCCCACCCACCAGCCCATCGAAACCCTGGCTTCCCTGCGGGCCATTCCTAACTTGACGGTGATCCGCCCTGCCGATGGCAATGAGTGCTCTGGAGCCTACAAAGTCGCCATCGATCGCGCCGCAAACCACAACCCCACCCTCTTAGCGTTCACTCGCCAAAATGTCCCCAACTTGGCCGGGACTTCCCTGGCGGGTGTGGCCCAGGGAGCCTACACCATTGTGGATTGTGACGGGACCCCAGATCTGATCCTGATCGGCACCGGATCGGAGGTGAGCCTCTGTGTGACCGCTGCGGAGAAACTGGCCTTGGATGGCACCAAGGTGCGGGTGGTCTCCATGCCTGCCTGGGATCTATTTGATGTCCAGGATGCAGCCTACCAGGAATCAGTGTTGCCCAAGGCCGTCACCAAGCGGGTTGCCGTAGAAGCAGCCAGCAGCTTTGGTTGGCACAAGTATGTGGGTACGGAAGGGGCCACGGTGACCATCGATCGCTTCGGCGCGTCGGCTCCCGGTGGCACCGTCATGGAGAAGTTTGGCTTCACCGTGGACAATGTTTTGGCCACCGCTAAGGCTGTTTTGGGCTAGGCGCTTAACTGGGGCTAAGGGTTTAACTGGGGCTAAAAGTCAACCAGGCTGGGTTAGACCCAGCCCCTGGCCTAGCCCATCCCGCCTTCTCTAGGGCATCCGCGATCGGGTGCCCTTTTTGGTGTTGGGAGTTTGTAGTTTCCTATACTTCCACCGCCAAAGCTAGAACCCCGTGCCATAGTTTAAACAACCCTGCCCTCAGCCGAGGGATCCCACGGAACGCAGGAGGAACTACGCCATGACCACTCAACCCATCGCCTCAACCCAAACCGAGACCATCCCGGAACCCCTGTTGCAACCCCTCACCGTGCGCAAGATTTTAGTGGCCCTGGATCAATCCCCCGCCGCTCCCAAGGTTTTTAACCAAGCCCTCTCCCTCGCCACGGCCTACCAGAGCAAGCTCAAGATCTTAAGCTGCATTGCCAACAATTCCCCCACAGTGGCCATGGCCCCAGGGGACTTCCTGGGGGCTGAAATCTATGGGGTCGATACAGGAACCGCCGTCGCCATTGCCGAGCAGCAAATGCACAAATCCCTGGAAGACCTGCAACTGTGGCTGCAACAGTATGCAGAAGTGGCCACCCGCAAGGGGATTCCTACGGAATTTGACTATTTTTGTGGCGAACCGGGTCCCTCCATCTGTGCAGCGGCCCAAGAGTGGGGCAGTGACATGGTGGTGGTGGGACGACGGGGACGCAAGGGTCTCAGCGAGATCCTCTTAGGCAGCGTCAGCAATTATGTGTTGCACCATGCCCCCTGTTCCGTGTTAACGGTGCAAGGTCAGAGTTAACGGTACTAGCCCCCCTGGGGTTCTACGGTGTATACATAACTCGAAGTAATGTAATGTGCGACTTCCCCGAAGACCCTCACCCTAAATCCCTCTCCCGCTTTGGGAGAGGGACTTTGAAGAATTCTTGCTCCCCTTCTCCCCTCGTGGGAGAAGGGGCTGGGGGATGAGGGTTTTCCATACGTCGCACATCGCGTAAGTCGTTCAATCCTCTACTTGGCAACCTATTGGCGATCGGTTGGCCAGCTTAACGACCACTGCCCAGCAGATAGAGCAAAGCCATGCGCACCGCCACCCCGCTGGTGACCTGGTGGGGGACTAGGCTGAGGGCGGGATCATCCATCACCTCGGAACTCAATTCCACCCCTCGGTTCACCGGCCCAGGGTGGAGAATTTTAACCTGGGGGTTGCAGACCCGGAGGCGATCGCGGGTAATGCCATAGTGCTGGTGATATTCCCGACCGCTGGGCAGCAGATGTTGGCCCATGCGTTCCTGTTGCAGCCGCAGAGTCATCACAAAATCCGCATCCACCAGGGCCGGTTCCAGTGCCCAATGCACCTGCACCGGCAGGGTTGACCCTGGATTCCCAGGATCTGGAGCCGGGGTGACGAAATCTTTGACGAAATCTTTGAAGGCCAAGGGCAGCAGGGTGGGGGGACCGGCCAGGTGCACCTCAGCCCCACTGGCCACCAAACTCCACAGGTTCGATCGCGCCACCCGCGAATGGGCAATATCGCCAACAATGGCAATTTTTTTGCCCCGCAGCACCTCTAACTGAGGCTTCTGGGCATCCAGGGCCGTACAGAGGGTAAACAAATCCAACAGCCCCTGGGACGGGTGTTCATGGTGGCCATCCCCCGCATTGAGCACCCGCACCTGGGTTTGCAGCCGATCCATTTCCTGGGCAATGGCCTGGGGAACCCCCGCCTGCTGGTGGCGAATCACCATAATGTCGGTGCCCATGGCCAGATAGGTTTTGGCCGTGTCCAAAATGGTCTCCCCCTTGGAAAGGGAGGAGCTACCGGGGGTAAAGTTAAGGGTGTCGGCGGACAGACGTTTCGCCGCCAGTTCAAAGCTACTGCGGGTGCGGGTCGAGGCTTCAAAAAAGAGGGTGGTAACCAATTGACCCTGGAGGGTGGGCACCTTTTTTGTCCGGCGCGACAGCACTTCCCGGAAACTGTTGGCGGTTTGGAGGACGGTGTTGTATTCCCAGGGCGTAAACGTGGCAAGGGACAGCAGATGTCGCCGTGTCCAGGTGGCTTGAGTCATGAAAGGCGATCGCGCAAAGGAGTGAGGATGATGGAAACCGTGAAAAAAGCGAGGAGGGGCAGTCCTTGCCCAGCCCTGGAGTATTATCCCCCCAAAGGGAAACCGGCGATCGCTGCTGGTCAATGGCGATCCAGCAGAGGACTGTCCTGGGGCGGGGTGATGCTGCTGGGGTTGGGGCTGGCCCTAACCTTGGGCAGTTGCGATCGCCCGGATTCCTCCCCCAACCCTGACCCCTCCCCCAACCTGACCCCGGACACCAGCCTGAACTCCCCCCTCAGCAGTCCCCCCGGACCCAACCCTGGACCCCCCATCGGCCAACCGGCGGCGATCCTGAACCCGGAGGACGGACGGTCCATCCAAATTTATACGGTGGACAGCGGTTGCGAAGCCTTGGTGCCCCAGACGGTGACGGTGGCCAAGGATCAAGTTTTAGACGGGGCAGTGGCGGCAGTGATCGCCGCCCAGGTTCAGGGGGATTTCGCGATCGCGGGCTACCGGGTCAGCCAGCCAGACGGGAACCAACGGATCACGGTGGAGTTCCGCCTGCCCCCGGATTCTCCCCGCAGTTTTGCCTCCCTCAGCAGTTGCGAACAGTTTGCTCTCTTTGGCAGTTTGCGCCAAACCTTGGTGGGCAGCGCCCCCTGGCAGGTGCGGGATGTGGAATTTCTCCAGGGAGGCAACCCGATCGATTATTGAACCCCTCCCTAGATGGTGCATGGGGCGCGGAAACCAAGCCCC
This window contains:
- a CDS encoding aspartate carbamoyltransferase catalytic subunit; protein product: MTQATWTRRHLLSLATFTPWEYNTVLQTANSFREVLSRRTKKVPTLQGQLVTTLFFEASTRTRSSFELAAKRLSADTLNFTPGSSSLSKGETILDTAKTYLAMGTDIMVIRHQQAGVPQAIAQEMDRLQTQVRVLNAGDGHHEHPSQGLLDLFTLCTALDAQKPQLEVLRGKKIAIVGDIAHSRVARSNLWSLVASGAEVHLAGPPTLLPLAFKDFVKDFVTPAPDPGNPGSTLPVQVHWALEPALVDADFVMTLRLQQERMGQHLLPSGREYHQHYGITRDRLRVCNPQVKILHPGPVNRGVELSSEVMDDPALSLVPHQVTSGVAVRMALLYLLGSGR
- a CDS encoding universal stress protein, encoding MTTQPIASTQTETIPEPLLQPLTVRKILVALDQSPAAPKVFNQALSLATAYQSKLKILSCIANNSPTVAMAPGDFLGAEIYGVDTGTAVAIAEQQMHKSLEDLQLWLQQYAEVATRKGIPTEFDYFCGEPGPSICAAAQEWGSDMVVVGRRGRKGLSEILLGSVSNYVLHHAPCSVLTVQGQS